The following coding sequences are from one Gossypium hirsutum isolate 1008001.06 chromosome A12, Gossypium_hirsutum_v2.1, whole genome shotgun sequence window:
- the LOC107933492 gene encoding polyadenylate-binding protein 1 isoform X1 gives MDQYEEQEHEVYGGEIPDEEGEMDAEFDMTAGAEDYQGNDQGLQQDPSSSKDLEDMKKRLREIEEEAGALREMQAKVEKEMGAVQDSSSASASQAEKEEVDSRSIYVGNVDYACTPEEVQQHFQSCGTVNRVTILTDKFGQPKGFAYVEFVEIDAVQNALLLNESELHGRQLKVSAKRTNIPGMKQYRGRPSNPYFRSRRPFMPAFYPPYGYGRVPRFRRPMRYRPY, from the exons ATGGATCAATACGAAGAGCAAGAGCACGAGGTGTACGGAGGGGAGATCCCTGACGAGGAAGGAGAGATGGATGCGGAGTTCGATATGACTGCTGGAGCTGAGGATTACCAAGGCAACGACCAAGGCCTTCAACAAGATCCTAGTTCCTCCAAA gacTTGGAAGACATGAAAAAGAGGCTTAGGGAAATCGAGGAAGAGGCGGGAGCTTTACGTGAAATGCAGGCTAAAGTCGAGAAGGAGATGGGCGCTGTCCAAG ATTCCTCAAGTGCTTCTGCAAGTCAAGCTGAAAAGGAGGAAGTGGATTCCCGCTCGATTTATGTTGGTAAT GTAGACTATGCATGTACACCTGAGGAAGTACAACAGCATTTTCAATCCTGTGGAACAGTGAACAGAGTTACAATTTTGACCGATAAGTTTGGTCAACCTAAAGGATTTGCTTACGTTGAATTTGTTGAAATTGATGCTGTCCAAAATGCTCTACTGTTAAATGAATCAGAATTGCATGGTCGCCAGTTGAAG GTCTCGGCTAAGCGAACAAATATTCCTGGAATGAAACAATATCGTGGAAGGCCATCCAATCCTTACTTCCGCTCCCGAAGGCCTTTCATGCCTGCTTTTTATCCTCCCTATGGCTATGG GAGGGTTCCAAGGTTCAGGCGGCCCATGAGATACCGGCCGTATTAA
- the LOC107933492 gene encoding polyadenylate-binding protein 1 isoform X2 — MLVDYACTPEEVQQHFQSCGTVNRVTILTDKFGQPKGFAYVEFVEIDAVQNALLLNESELHGRQLKVSAKRTNIPGMKQYRGRPSNPYFRSRRPFMPAFYPPYGYGRVPRFRRPMRYRPY, encoded by the exons ATGTTG GTAGACTATGCATGTACACCTGAGGAAGTACAACAGCATTTTCAATCCTGTGGAACAGTGAACAGAGTTACAATTTTGACCGATAAGTTTGGTCAACCTAAAGGATTTGCTTACGTTGAATTTGTTGAAATTGATGCTGTCCAAAATGCTCTACTGTTAAATGAATCAGAATTGCATGGTCGCCAGTTGAAG GTCTCGGCTAAGCGAACAAATATTCCTGGAATGAAACAATATCGTGGAAGGCCATCCAATCCTTACTTCCGCTCCCGAAGGCCTTTCATGCCTGCTTTTTATCCTCCCTATGGCTATGG GAGGGTTCCAAGGTTCAGGCGGCCCATGAGATACCGGCCGTATTAA
- the LOC107933490 gene encoding glutamate dehydrogenase 2 produces the protein MNALAGTSRNFRLASRLLGLDSKLEKSLLIPFREIKVECTIPKDDGTLVSYVGFRIQHDNARGPMKGGIRYHPEVDPDEVNALAQLMTWKTAVADIPYGGAKGGIGCSPRDLSKSELERLTRVFTQKIHDLIGIHTDVPAPDMGTNAQTMAWILDEYSKFHGHSPAVVTGKPIDLGGSLGREAATGRGVVYATEALLAEYWKAVKGLTFIIQGFGNVGSWVARLIHERGGKVIAVSDVTGAVKNQNGIDIPQLLKHKEATGSLTGFSGGDSLDPSELLVHECDVLVPCALGGVLNRENAAHVKAKFIIEAANHPSDPEADEILSKKGVIILPDIYANAGGVTVSYFEWVQNIQGFMWDEDKVNKELKRYMTQAFHNIKTMCQTHHCNLRMGAFTLGVNRVARATLLRGWEA, from the exons ATGAATGCTCTTGCTGGAACTAGCCGCAATTTCCGCCTGGCCTCTCGCCTACTTGGCTTGGATTCTAAGCTTGAAAAGTCTCTTCTGATCCCATTTAGAGAGATCAAG GTGGAGTGCACAATTCCCAAGGACGATGGAACCTTGGTGTCCTACGTTGGATTCAGAATACAGCATGATAATGCTCGTGGTCCCATGAAAGGAGGAATCAGATATCATCCTGAG gTTGACCCTGATGAAGTAAATGCACTTGCTCAACTAATGACCTGGAAGACTGCTGTAGCAGACATTCCATATGGTGGTGCAAAAGGTGGCATAGGATGCTCTCCTAGGGACTTAAGTAAGAGTGAATTGGAACGTCTAACTCGCGTCTTCACTCAAAAGATCCATGATCTCATTGGTATACATACAGATGTTCCTGCCCCAGACATGGGAACTAATGCACAG ACAATGGCATGGATTTTGGATGAGTATTCTAAGTTTCATGGACACTCCCCGGCTGTTGTTACAGGAAAGCCGATA GATCTAGGTGGATCGCTAGGCAGGGAAGCTGCAACAGGTCGAGGTGTTGTATATGCAACTGAAGCTTTACTTGCTGAATATTGGAAGGCAGTTAAGGGTTTGACCTTCATTATCCAG gGTTTCGGTAATGTTGGGTCTTGGGTAGCAAGGCTTATACATGAGAGGGGTGGTAAGGTTATTGCGGTGAGTGACGTCACTGGTGCTGTTAAGAATCAAAATGGAATCGATATACCTCAGCTGCTAAAGCATAAAGAAGCTACTGGAAGTTTGACAGGCTTCAGTGGCGGAGATTCCCTGGATCCAAGTGAACTGCTGGTACACGAATGTGATGTTCTTGTCCCATGTGCTTTAGGTGGAGTGCTGAACAG GGAAAACGCCGCACATGTGAAGGCAAAGTTCATAATAGAGGCTGCAAACCATCCCAGTGACCCGGAAGCAGATGAG ATTCTATCAAAGAAAGGAGTAATAATATTGCCTGACATATATGCAAATGCAGGAGGGGTGACTGTCAGCTACTTTGAGTGGGTTCAG AACATTCAAGGTTTCATGTGGGATGAAGACAAAGTGAACAAGGAGCTGAAGAGGTATATGACTCAAGCTTTCCACAACATCAAAACCATGTGCCAGACTCACCATTGCAATCTCCGGATGGGTGCCTTTACACTCGGTGTTAACCGTGTTGCTCGTGCAACTCTCCTCCGAGGCTGGGAAGCATAA
- the LOC107933493 gene encoding cyclin-U4-1, whose protein sequence is MAEAETNTIINDKDDQETVPKIITFLSSLLQRVAESNDHCRLFQWQKISVFHGLTRPTISIKSYLERIFKYANCSPSCFVVAYVYLDRFVQMQPSLPINSYNVHRLLITSVLVSAKFMDDMYYNNAYYAKVGGISTVEMNLLEVDFLFGLGFQLNVAPTTFHTYCTFLQREMCMQIQSPLQQLLPQPSFNIGRPLKIHCCFKEDESSHHHQLAV, encoded by the exons ATGGCAGAAGCAGAGACCAACACCATCATCAACGACAAGGACGACCAAGAAACTGTTCCCAAGATCATAACTTTCTTGTCTTCTTTGCTGCAAAGAGTGGCAGAGTCGAATGATCATTGCCGGTTGTTTCAGTGGCAGAAGATCTCAGTTTTTCATGGTCTTACCAGACCTACTATTTCCATCAAAAGCTATCTCGAGAGGATCTTTAAGTATGCAAATTGCAGCCCATCATGTTTCGTGGTTGCCTATGTTTATCTCGATCGCTTCGTGCAGATGCAACCGTCTTTGCCTATCAATTCTTACAATGTGCATAGGTTGCTAATAACCAGTGTTTTGGTTTCTGCCAAATTCATGGATGACAT gTATTACAACAATGCCTACTATGCCAAAGTGGGAGGAATCAGCACGGTAGAGATGAACCTTCTTGAAGTGGATTTTTTATTTGGCTTGGGGTTCCAATTAAATGTGGCACCTACAACTTTCCACACTTACTGCACTTTTCTCCAAAGAGAAATGTGCATGCAAATTCAATCCCCTTTACAACAGTTGCTGCCTCAACCTTCTTTCAACATTGGGAGGCCCTTGAAGATCCATTGCTGTTTCAAGGAAGATGAATCCTCTCATCACCACCAACTTGCAGTTTAA
- the LOC107933456 gene encoding peptide methionine sulfoxide reductase A1 isoform X2 — MLRSLTLVATTSTSTISKPLLFSPSRKLTLFFSPFSLPFPQTKRSLSLHRSPMNILKSFGFGANNKPTPPMQNSAVAQGPDDDVPAPAQQFAQFGAGCFWGVELAFQRVPGVTKTEVGYTQGFRDNPSYEDVCSGTTNHNEVVRVQYDPKECSFDTLLDVFWAGLDPTTLNRQGNDVGTQYRSGIYYYTPEQENAARESMEKQQKLLNRKIVTELLPAKKFYRAEKCHQQYLAKGGRFGFKQSAEKGCNDPIRCYG, encoded by the exons ATGCTTCGAAGCCTTACGCTTGTTGCCACCACCTCTACTTCCACCATCTCCAAACCTTTATTATTTTCTCCCTCccgcaaactcaccctttttttctctcctttttctcTCCCTTTCCCTCAAACCAAACGATCCCTTTCACTGCACCGGTCCCCCATGAACATCCTCAAAAGCTTCGGTTTCGGAGCCAACAACAAGCCAACTCCACCAATGCAAAACTCCGCTGTCGCTCAAGGTCCGGACGATGACGTCCCTGCTCCTGCTCAGCAGTTTGCTCAGTTTGGTGCGGGGTGTTTTTGGGGCGTTGAATTGGCGTTTCAGAGAGTTCCAGGTGTCACCAAGACGGAGGTCGGGTATACCCAAGGGTTCAGGGATAATCCGAGTTACGAAGACGTCTGTTCTGGGACCACGAACCATAATGAAGTTGTGAGGGTTCAGTATGACCCTAAAGAGTGCAGCTTTGACACTTTGCTTGATGTCTTTTGGGCTGGCCTTGATCCTACCACCCTCAATCGCCAG GGGAATGATGTTGGGACACAATACAGATCCGGTATATACTATTACACACCAGAGCAGGAGAACGCAGCGCGGGAGTCCATGGAAAAACAACAGAAACTGTTGAACCGAAAGATTGTTACAGAGCTTCTACCCGCCAAGAAGTTCTATAGAGCAGAGAAATGTCACCAGCAGTACCTTGCGAAAGGAGG cagaTTTGGTTTCAAACAATCTGCAGAGAAAGGTTGCAACGATCCAATCCGATGCTACGGCTAA
- the LOC107933456 gene encoding peptide methionine sulfoxide reductase A3 isoform X1: MLRSLTLVATTSTSTISKPLLFSPSRKLTLFFSPFSLPFPQTKRSLSLHRSPMNILKSFGFGANNKPTPPMQNSAVAQGPDDDVPAPAQQFAQFGAGCFWGVELAFQRVPGVTKTEVGYTQGFRDNPSYEDVCSGTTNHNEVVRVQYDPKECSFDTLLDVFWAGLDPTTLNRQGNDVGTQYRSGIYYYTPEQENAARESMEKQQKLLNRKIVTELLPAKKFYRAEKCHQQYLAKGGRFCWVWVPLCGKPIFSATMFCLLFGFVKS; the protein is encoded by the exons ATGCTTCGAAGCCTTACGCTTGTTGCCACCACCTCTACTTCCACCATCTCCAAACCTTTATTATTTTCTCCCTCccgcaaactcaccctttttttctctcctttttctcTCCCTTTCCCTCAAACCAAACGATCCCTTTCACTGCACCGGTCCCCCATGAACATCCTCAAAAGCTTCGGTTTCGGAGCCAACAACAAGCCAACTCCACCAATGCAAAACTCCGCTGTCGCTCAAGGTCCGGACGATGACGTCCCTGCTCCTGCTCAGCAGTTTGCTCAGTTTGGTGCGGGGTGTTTTTGGGGCGTTGAATTGGCGTTTCAGAGAGTTCCAGGTGTCACCAAGACGGAGGTCGGGTATACCCAAGGGTTCAGGGATAATCCGAGTTACGAAGACGTCTGTTCTGGGACCACGAACCATAATGAAGTTGTGAGGGTTCAGTATGACCCTAAAGAGTGCAGCTTTGACACTTTGCTTGATGTCTTTTGGGCTGGCCTTGATCCTACCACCCTCAATCGCCAG GGGAATGATGTTGGGACACAATACAGATCCGGTATATACTATTACACACCAGAGCAGGAGAACGCAGCGCGGGAGTCCATGGAAAAACAACAGAAACTGTTGAACCGAAAGATTGTTACAGAGCTTCTACCCGCCAAGAAGTTCTATAGAGCAGAGAAATGTCACCAGCAGTACCTTGCGAAAGGAGGTCGattttgttgggtatgggtcccactatgtgggaaacccatattttctgccacaatgttttgccttctttttggttttgtcaaaagctaA